One Aphelocoma coerulescens isolate FSJ_1873_10779 chromosome 5, UR_Acoe_1.0, whole genome shotgun sequence DNA segment encodes these proteins:
- the DEPDC7 gene encoding DEP domain-containing protein 7, translating to MATVREKAAALSLSEVCSPAARPPGFSLAQKPFGATFVWSSIISALQTQVEVKKRRQNLKCYHDCFIGSDAVDVVFAHLLQNKYFGDVDISRAKVVRVCQALMDCKVFEAVSTRVFGKDKRSVFEDSSSSLYRFTNTSNQPELEKDYQQCTPQRYEKSMLFPSTPFKPESLEDLWENLSLKPANSPQVNISDSLSRRVINEVWQEQTIARLLQLVDLPLLESLLEHQEIRPQPPQPRKAPGYVITSNYLDREILKAFSDSQTDEWLSAAIDCLEYLPDHMVVDISRNLPDQPDKADTWKLLLFDNIGRYYSQKKEPLLSHASEIHLGIAELLVNGKMEQSLEAVQLYLKLLDSQVREEFRRLLYFMAVAAHHSEFKLQKESDNRMVVKRTFSKAIINNKNLSRGKTDLLILFLVDNQRDVLKVPGALHKMVSNKLLALQKGQDPSKITGYTFCQKLDEREYRSNTEKTTKDELLSLLKAIDEDSKLSDKERKRLLGQFHSSNPSIFMQYFGDRVTNMCV from the exons ATGGCCACGGTGCGGGAGAAGGCGGCGGCTCTGAGTCTCAGCGAGGTCTGCAGTCCCGCCGCCAGACCGCCGG GCTTTAGCTTGGCACAGAAGCCGTTCGGAGCGACGTTCGTCTGGAGCAGCATTATCAGCGCTCTTCAAACTCAAGTGGAAGTGAAAAAGCGCCGCCAGAACCTGAAGTGTTACCATGACTGTTTCATTGGTTCGGATGCCGTGGATGTTGTCTTTGCCCATCTTCTGCAGAACAAGTATTTTGGGGACGTGGATATTTCCCGGGCTAAGGTGGTGCGCGTGTGCCAAGCACTGATGGATTGCAAAGTGTTTGAGGCTGTCTCAACGAGGGTCTTTGGGAAAGACAAACGCTCTGTGTTtgaagacagcagcagcagcctctacAGATTCACAAATACCTCGAACCAACCAGAGCTTGAGAAAGATTACCAGCAGTGTACCCCACAGAG ATATGAGAAGAGCATGTTGTTCCCCTCTACTCCATTCAAACCAGAAAGCTTGGAGGATCTTTGGGAAAACCTGAGTCTAAAGCCTGCAAACAGCCCTCAAGTGAACATCTCAGATAGCTTGTCCCGTCGAG TTATTAATGAAGTGTGGCAAGAACAAACAATTGCTCGCCTGCTGCAGCTGGTAGACCTCCCTCTCCTGGAGTCTCTGCTTGAGCACCAGGAGATCAGACCTCAGCCTCCACAGCCCAGGAAGGCACCTGGATATGTCATCACGAGTAACTACCTGGACAGAGAGATTCTCAAGGCTTTCAGTGACTCACA GACAGACGAGTGGCTCTCGGCAGCAATTGATTGCTTGGAATATCTTCCTGATCATATGGTGGTAGATATTAGCAGGAACCTGCCTGATCAGCCAGACAAAGCAGATacctggaagctgctgctgttcgACAACATTGGTAGATACTACAGCCAAAAAAAGGAGCCTCTGTTAAGCCATGCATCTGAAATTCATTTAGGAATTGCAGAACTCCTAG TGAATGGGAAGATGGAGCAATCTTTAGAAGCTGTTCAACTCTATTTGAAACTCCTAGACAGCCAAGTCAGGGAGGAGTTCAGGAGACTGCTGTACTTCATGGCTGTTGCAGCACATCATTCTGAGTTCAAACTACAGAAGGAG AGTGACAACAGGATGGTTGTGAAAAGAACGTTCTCTAAAGCTATTATCAACAATAAAAACTTATCCAGAGGGAAAACTGacctcctgatcttgttccttgTGGACAACCAAAGAGATGTGTTAAAG GTCCCAGGGGCACTGCACAAAATGGTCAGCAATAAACTTCTGGCTCTGCAGAAAGGCCAGGATCCCAGTAAGATAACAG GTTATACCTTTTGTCAAAAACTTGATGAAAGAGAGTATCGCTCCAACACAGAGAAGACCACAAAAGATGAGCTATTATCTCTGCTGAAAGCTATTGATGAAGATTCAAAGCTCTCTgacaaagagagaaagaggctgCTAGGTCAGTTTCATAGTAGTAATCCAAGTATTTTTATGCAGTATTTTGGAGACAGAGTTACTAACATGTGTGTGTGA